A single region of the Nicotiana sylvestris chromosome 6, ASM39365v2, whole genome shotgun sequence genome encodes:
- the LOC138870274 gene encoding uncharacterized protein produces MPGLSTDLVVHKLPTDPAFPPVQQKLRNFKTNMSVKIKEEITKQLGAKVIRVTRYPTWLANVVPVPKKDDDVIIKSKKQSNHVKDLRKFFQRLRRYNLKLNPAKYAFGVPSGKLLGFVVSRHGIELDPSKIKVIQELPPPKNKTEVMSLLGRLNYISRFIVQLTTTCELIFKMLKKNVAVKWTDECQEAFDKIKRYLSNPSVLVPPELGRPLVLYLIVLDNSFCSEPMPMGGLAKWQILLTEFDIIYVTWTAIKAQALADHLAENLVDDEYEPLKTYFPDEEVMCVDEVDRDEKPGWKLFFDGASNMKGVGIGVVLISKIGQHYLVTVQLRFYCTNNMVEYEACILGLRLDIDMGVQEILVLGDSDLSVEFRHIPGIHNEIVDALATLSSMLHHPNKAYVNPVHIQVHDQHVYCNVVEEEIDGKPWFHDIKEYIKSGAYLVHATSDQKRTIRRLASGLFLSGGILYKRTLDLGLLRCIDAKDVSTIMAEGHSGFYGPHMNSYVLAKKILRAVGATPYLLVYGTEAVIPAEVEIPSLQIVVEAEIDDDE; encoded by the exons atgccgggcctgagcactgatttggtagttcataaattgccaactgatccagCATTTCCTCCTGTCCAGCAAAAGCTAAGAAATTTCAAGACTAACATGagcgtgaagatcaaagaagaaatcacaaagcagcttggtgcaaaggtcattcgggtcactcgatatcccacttggttagccaatgttgtgccagtaccaaagaaggatg atgatgtgatcataaagtcaaaaaAGCAGTCTAACCATGTCAAGGatttaaggaagtttttccaaaggctccgcaggtatAACCTCAAGCTCAATCCAGCAAAATATGCATTTGGTGTCCCATCTGGGAAACTGCTGGGATTCGTGGTCAGTCGACACggtattgagttggatccgtcgaAGATCAAAGTCATTCAAGAGCTACCACCACCCAAGAATAAAACAGAGGTGATGAGCCTgcttggaaggttaaattacatcagcaggtttattgttcagctcacgacaacctgtgagctcATCTTTAAGAtgctgaagaagaatgttgcagtcaagtggactgacgagtgtcaagaagcatttgataagattaagAGGTACCTGTCGAACCCatctgtgttggtcccgccagagcttGGGAGACCTTTAGTTCTCTATTTGATAGTCCTGGATAATTCTTTTTGTtct gaGCCTATGCCCATGGGaggacttgcaaagtggcagattttacttacagagtttgacatcatctatgtgacttggACCGCAATAAAAGCCCAAGCCTTGGCTgaccacttggccgagaatcTGGTGGATGACGAATATGAGCCACTAAAGACttactttcctgatgaagaggtcatGTGTGTTGACGAGGTTGACCGTGatgaaaagccaggttggaaactcttctttgatggagcttctaacatgaaaggtgtcggaaTAGGGGTTGTACTCATCTCTAAAATAGGGCAACACTACCTTGTGACAGTccaacttcgattttattgcaccaacaacatggttgagtacgaagcatgcattctgggtttgaggttagatATAGACATGGGAGTCCAGGAAATACTTGTTCTAGGAGATTCAGATTT GTCGGTAGAATTTAGACATATTCCCGggattcataatgagattgtcgatgctttggctactttgtcatcgatgttacatcatccgaACAAGGCTTATGTCAACCCCGTGCATATCCAAGTTCATGATCAACATGTTTATTGTAACGTGgttgaagaggaaatcgatggcaaaccttggttccatgatatcaaggaatacataaAGTCAGGGGCATATCTAGTACATGCcacaagtgatcaaaagagaaccatccGGCGTCTGGCTAGTGGACTTTTCTtgagtgggggaatcttgtacaagaggactcTAGATTTGGGACtgctgaggtgcatagatgctaaagaCGTTTCAACTATCATGGCCGAAGGACATTCTGGATTTTACGGGCCCCATATGAATAgttatgtcttggcaaagaagatacttcgagcag tgggtgcaactccttatttgctggtatatggaactgaggcaGTTATACCTGCGGAGGTTGAGATTCCATCCCTTCAGATCGTTGtagaagctgaaattgatgatgatgagtag